From Ammospiza caudacuta isolate bAmmCau1 chromosome 31, bAmmCau1.pri, whole genome shotgun sequence, one genomic window encodes:
- the LOC131569698 gene encoding olfactory receptor 14A16-like, whose amino-acid sequence MSNSSSIRQFLLLALADTWQLQLLHFCLLLGISLAALLGNGLIISTVACGHHLHKPMLFFLLNLALGDLGSICTTVPKAIHNSLWDTRNISYTGCATQLFFFMFFLSAEYFLLTVMCYDRYVSICKPLHYGTLLGIRACAHMAAAAWASAFLFSLIHTANTFSLPLCHGNTLGQFFCEIPQILKLSCSKSHLRELGLLALSGCLGFGCFVFIVFSYVQIFRAVLRIPSEQGQHKAFSTCLPHLVVSLFISTGTFAHLKPPSISSPSLDLALSVLYSVVPPALNPLIYSLRNQELKAAVRKLMTGWYQKH is encoded by the coding sequence atgtccaacagcagctccatcaggcaattcctcctgctggcattggcagacacgtggcagctgcagctcctgcacttctgcctcttgctgggcatctccctggctgccctcctgggcaacggcctcatcatcagcaccgtagcctgcggccaccacctgcacaaGCCCAtgctcttcttcctgctcaacctggccctcggtgacctgggctccatctgcaccactgtccccaaagccattcacaattccctctgggacaccaggaacatctcctacactggatgtgccacacagctctttttctttatgttcttcCTGTCAGCAGAATATTTCCTCCTGACcgtcatgtgctacgaccgctatgtgtccatctgcaaacctcTGCACtatgggaccctcctgggcatcagagcttgtgcccacatggcagcagctgcctgggccagtgcctttctctttTCGCTGAtccacacagccaatacattttccctgcccctgtgccatggcaataccctgggccagttcttctgtgaaatcccacagatcctcaagctctcctgctccaaatcccacCTCAGGGAACTGGGGCTTCTTGCTCTTAGTGGCTGTTTAggttttggctgttttgtgttcattgttttctcctatgtgcagatcttcagggctgtgctgaggatcccctctgagcagggacagcacaaagccttttccacctgcctccctcacctggtcGTCTCCCTGTTCATCAGCACTGGCACATTTGCTcacctgaagcccccctccatctcctctccatctctggacctggccctgtcagttctgtactcggtggtgcctccagccctaaaccccctcatctacagcctgaggaaccaggagctcaaggctgcagtgaggaaactgatgactggatggtatcagaaacattaa